One window of Phycodurus eques isolate BA_2022a chromosome 8, UOR_Pequ_1.1, whole genome shotgun sequence genomic DNA carries:
- the npl gene encoding N-acetylneuraminate lyase, with translation MSQSAGKKLTGLIAATFTPFTSQGEVNLSEIGPYIDYLTEKQGVNKIFVNGTTGEGMSLSVAERKLLAEDWCRKAKGKMEEVILHVGCTSLKDSQELARHAVEIGVDGIAVIAPSFFKPRSAESLRAYLQEVAGVAPTVPFYYYHLPALTGINLPASDLLEGIEALIPSFRGVKFSGTDLMDFGQCVSRIPPHWSVLYGVDEQLLAALALGASGAVGSTYNYLGSHMNKLVSEFESGNLVQARSLQFKMQELISYAIKVGFDLGVNKQLMNEVSGLQLGPPRLPLTPCPQGQAVSIKQKYQHLFPIH, from the exons ATGTCTCAATCTGCTGGGAAGAAATTGACAGGCCTAATTGCGGCCACATTCACTCCATTCACTTCTCAAGG TGAAGTCAACTTATCAGAGATTGGACCTTATATTGACTACTTGACAGAGAAGCAAGgtgtaaataaaatttttg TGAACGGCACCACCGGAGAGGGCATGTCTCTCAGCGTCGCCGAGAGGAAGTTACTGGCGGAGGACTGGTGTCGGAAAGCCAAGGGAAA AATGGAGGAGGTGATTTTGCACGTTGGCTGCACCAGTCTCAAAGATTCCCAAGAACTT GCTCGCCATGCCGTGGAGATCGGGGTCGACGGGATAGCAGTCATTGCGCCCTCCTTCTTCAAACCTCGCTCTGCAG AGTCGCTGAGGGCGTACCTCCAGGAAGTGGCCGGCGTGGCCCCGACTGTGCCCTTCTATTACTACCACCTTCCAGCTCTTACTGGCATTAATT TGCCAGCAAGCGACTTGCTGGAAGGCATCGAGGCGCTCATTCCCTCCTTCCGAGGCGTCAAATTCTCCGGGACCGACCTGATGGACTTTGGCCAGTGCGTCAGCCGCATCCCGCCCCACTGGTCCGTCCTCTACGGCGTGGACGAG CAACTGTTGGCAGCCCTCGCGTTGGGAGCCAGTGGAGCAGTTGGCAG CACGTACAACTACCTGGGAAGTCACATGAACAAGCTGGTGTCCGAGTTTGAGAGCGGCAACCTTGTGCAGGCCAGGAGCCTTCAG TTCAAGATGCAAGAGCTCATCAGCTATGCTATTAAAGTTG GATTCGACTTGGGCGTGAACAAGCAGCTGATGAACGAGGTGTCGGGCCTGCAGCTGGGACCCCCTCGGCTCCCCCTCACGCCGTGTCCTCAAGGGCAGGCCGTGTCCATCAAGCAGAAGTACCAGCACCTCTTCCCCATCCACTGA
- the sec22bb gene encoding vesicle-trafficking protein SEC22b-B: protein MVLLTMIARLADGLPLAASMQEDEQLGRDLQQYQSQAKQLFRKLNEQSPTRCTLEAGSMAFHYVLEKGVCYLVLCEGSFPKKLAFAYLEDLQAEFHEQHGKKVPVVSRPYSFIEFDTYIQKTKKAYIDSRARRNLGSINTELQDVQRIMVANIEEVLQRGEALSALDSKANNLSSLSKKYRSDAKYLNTRSTYAKLAAGGVFFIMLIVYVRFWWL from the exons ATGGTGCTGCTGACGATGATCGCCCGGCTGGCCGACGGCCTGCCGCTGGCCGCCTCGATGCAGGAGGACGAGCAG TTGGGCCGCGACCTGCAGCAGTACCAGAGCCAGGCCAAGCAGCTCTTCCGGAAACTCAACGAGCAGAGCCCCACGCGCTGCACCTTGGAGGCCGGCTCCATGGCCTTTCA CTACGTTCTGGAGAAAGGCGTGTGCTACCTGGTCCTGTGCGAAGGCAGCTTCCCCAAGAAGCTGGCCTTCGCCTACCTGGAGGACCTGCAGGCCGAGTTCCACGAGCAGCACGGCAAGAAGGTGCCCGTCGTGTCCCGGCCGTACTCCTTCATCGAGTTCG ACACTTACATCCAAAAGACCAAGAAGGCGTATATTGACAGCCGCGCCCGCAGGAACCTGGGCAGCATCAACACGGAGCTGCAGGATGTGCAGAGGATCATGGTGGCCAATATCGAAGAGGTGCTGCAGCGAGGAGAGGCGCTGTCCG CGCTGGACTCCAAGGCCAACAACTTATCCAGCCTGTCCAAGAAGTACCGCAGCGACGCCAAGTATCTGAACACGCGATCCACATATGCCAAGCTGGCGGCCGGCGGCGTCTTCTTCATCATGCTCATCGTTTACGTGCGCTTCTGGTGGCTCTGA